A genomic window from Sebaldella sp. S0638 includes:
- a CDS encoding PTS sugar transporter subunit IIA — MSNLYSEKLIAVNMDADSKDSAIEQLICMLKKEGRINSSAEFRDSIYERELESSTEVGEYTAIPHGRSETVKDNSVCIAALKKPVIWNFETNEEIDIIFMLAVKKDSSDTHIEILSELASKIMEENFISNIKKADNENEIYQIITKKEDSK; from the coding sequence ATGTCAAATCTCTACAGTGAAAAACTTATTGCCGTAAATATGGACGCAGATTCCAAAGATTCGGCAATTGAACAGCTTATCTGCATGCTGAAAAAAGAAGGCAGAATAAACTCTTCCGCTGAATTCAGAGACTCCATATATGAAAGGGAACTTGAGTCCAGCACAGAAGTGGGCGAGTACACCGCTATCCCACACGGACGGTCTGAAACTGTAAAAGATAACTCTGTGTGTATTGCTGCACTGAAAAAACCGGTTATATGGAATTTTGAAACAAATGAAGAAATCGACATCATCTTTATGCTTGCTGTAAAAAAAGACTCTTCAGACACACACATAGAAATACTCTCTGAACTTGCATCAAAAATTATGGAAGAAAACTTTATTTCCAATATAAAAAAAGCTGATAATGAAAATGAAATTTATCAGATTATTACAAAAAAGGAGGATTCAAAATGA
- a CDS encoding PTS fructose transporter subunit IIC, whose translation MKNFFIDLKRHFLTGISYMIPMVIAGAVIMGIARIGSSFYGVVDIWDASHAESSHALIKLFHTMDGIGGLALGLMLPFIAGFIAFSIIDRPGIVPGFVAGLLAKNMNTGFLGALVAGILAGYVVKFILEKMQLPDFAAGITAIFLAPVLGTLVTCLLMQYVVGVPLAGINKAFELWLTSMTGTNKIVLAAIIGGMVGFDLGGPVNKAAVTTAMALLTSGITTPNTAAQVAIIVPPIGLGIATLLSKKKYDESMLEAGKSSILMGLVGISEGAIPFAIESPLRVIPINVIGSALASALAVMFGANNPAPISGFYGWFTVEKWPLYVLSIFIGALFIAFANILLRKPVQELVPGQV comes from the coding sequence ATGAAAAATTTTTTTATTGATTTAAAGAGACACTTTTTGACAGGAATCTCATATATGATTCCGATGGTTATAGCCGGGGCTGTTATTATGGGAATAGCAAGAATAGGTTCTTCATTTTACGGGGTTGTGGATATCTGGGATGCATCACATGCCGAAAGCAGCCATGCTCTGATAAAACTTTTTCACACTATGGATGGTATCGGCGGTCTTGCGCTTGGATTAATGCTTCCGTTTATTGCAGGATTTATAGCTTTTTCCATTATAGACAGACCGGGAATAGTACCGGGATTCGTAGCGGGACTTCTGGCTAAAAATATGAATACAGGATTCCTTGGTGCTCTTGTAGCTGGTATACTCGCAGGATATGTTGTAAAATTTATTCTTGAAAAAATGCAGCTTCCTGATTTTGCAGCCGGCATCACAGCTATTTTCCTTGCACCTGTTTTAGGGACTCTTGTTACATGTCTTCTTATGCAGTATGTTGTCGGTGTACCGCTTGCCGGTATTAATAAAGCGTTTGAACTATGGCTTACAAGTATGACGGGAACGAACAAAATTGTTCTTGCTGCAATTATCGGCGGAATGGTCGGCTTTGATCTCGGCGGCCCTGTTAACAAAGCCGCAGTTACCACAGCTATGGCTCTCCTTACTTCCGGAATCACTACACCTAATACTGCTGCACAGGTAGCTATAATTGTTCCTCCTATTGGACTTGGAATAGCCACTCTGCTGTCAAAGAAAAAATATGACGAATCAATGCTTGAAGCCGGAAAATCTTCTATTTTAATGGGACTCGTGGGTATCTCAGAGGGTGCGATACCTTTCGCCATAGAATCACCGCTTAGAGTTATTCCTATAAATGTAATAGGCTCTGCACTAGCCTCAGCTCTTGCAGTTATGTTCGGAGCTAATAATCCTGCGCCTATTTCAGGTTTTTACGGATGGTTTACTGTGGAAAAATGGCCTTTATACGTTTTGTCTATATTTATAGGTGCATTATTTATAGCATTTGCAAATATACTGCTAAGAAAACCGGTTCAGGAATTAGTACCCGGACAAGTTTAA
- a CDS encoding TRAP transporter large permease, translated as MTTFLIMIVIFVVLVFAGIPIAFCIGISSMSALLIDGISLEFMAQSAFSGLNSFTYLAIPMFILAGLVMESGGLSKRIVAFASTLVGNVYGGLGIIAVIACAFFAAISGSSPATVAAIGSMLVPTMIRKGYDKDFSGALVASSGTLGVLIPPSIPMILFAVTAEVSVSKMFMAGFLPGFLLTFALCVLVNFISRKKGYKTDEGKFHLANVWQKFKEAFWALMAPVIILGGIYLGFFTATEASVVAVIYSLLVGLFIYKEIKLKELPGIFTAAVTTTGTVVIILGFATTFATYLIMSGIPDQLGTAILSITNNRLIILTLFVVLVFFTGMFIETAALILIYTPLFLPMLRNLGVDPIHFGIIMVMGTQLGMMTPPVGVNLFVAQGISGSSIPGLTKKIMPFIFVMLAVQLVLIYVPQIVMFLPNFVK; from the coding sequence ATGACAACATTTCTGATTATGATTGTTATTTTTGTAGTTTTAGTTTTTGCAGGTATTCCAATAGCTTTTTGTATAGGAATATCTTCTATGTCAGCTCTTCTTATCGACGGAATATCGTTAGAATTCATGGCCCAGTCAGCATTTTCAGGATTAAACAGTTTTACATATCTTGCCATACCCATGTTTATACTTGCCGGTCTTGTGATGGAATCAGGGGGACTTTCAAAGAGAATTGTTGCTTTTGCCAGCACTCTTGTAGGGAATGTATACGGTGGTCTCGGAATTATAGCAGTAATAGCCTGTGCTTTTTTTGCGGCAATCTCAGGATCGTCTCCTGCCACTGTGGCAGCAATCGGGTCTATGCTTGTACCTACTATGATCAGAAAAGGTTATGATAAGGATTTTTCCGGTGCGTTGGTAGCAAGTTCAGGAACACTGGGAGTTTTGATACCTCCATCTATTCCTATGATTTTATTTGCCGTGACAGCAGAAGTATCTGTGAGTAAAATGTTTATGGCCGGATTTTTGCCGGGATTTTTACTGACTTTCGCACTCTGTGTGCTGGTTAATTTTATATCACGGAAAAAGGGATATAAAACAGATGAGGGGAAATTTCATCTGGCTAATGTATGGCAGAAATTTAAAGAAGCTTTTTGGGCTTTAATGGCACCTGTTATTATTCTCGGAGGTATTTATCTCGGATTCTTTACTGCCACTGAAGCGTCGGTAGTAGCAGTTATCTATTCTTTACTGGTAGGTTTGTTCATCTATAAAGAAATAAAGCTTAAAGAACTGCCGGGGATATTTACAGCAGCTGTTACAACTACAGGAACTGTTGTTATAATTCTGGGGTTTGCTACAACTTTTGCTACTTATTTGATTATGAGCGGAATACCAGATCAGCTCGGAACGGCAATTTTATCAATTACAAATAACAGGCTTATTATTCTGACATTATTCGTAGTTTTGGTATTTTTTACCGGTATGTTTATTGAAACTGCGGCGTTGATTCTGATCTACACCCCGCTTTTTCTTCCTATGTTAAGAAATCTGGGAGTAGACCCGATTCACTTTGGAATAATTATGGTTATGGGAACACAGTTAGGAATGATGACACCGCCTGTGGGTGTAAATTTATTTGTGGCACAGGGTATATCAGGATCGTCCATTCCGGGACTGACCAAGAAAATCATGCCGTTTATTTTTGTGATGCTGGCAGTACAGCTTGTACTGATTTATGTTCCGCAGATTGTAATGTTTTTACCAAATTTTGTAAAATAA
- a CDS encoding replication initiation protein, with the protein MNGNFSNKIKMSLTMNKPQKKLFKYLFLEAKKAYEEDKSTIEFTLEIKKIFRYLNVRYNIIEIFEFEKNLEKILENKIIYTVISADNTEIMRGRFNLLCSYSIQQDILSYVFPKEIMESTEQKNYFSALDFLVSIELELERSLVLYKELGRNLDAGKRKNSVEIELEKYKELMEAADIYKRMYDLEKKIIEPTLKDINNYSQYFISMDKIKENDNPKSKVKSLVFHIYSKEDNEKIQHLLNMFPADLRQKNNIREKTEDFYFREGYDFVYKVIKYSREKHGNLSLEDMFFKTLDEIYVENKEETEGFMLYEEIKTGLEKFSKFKNRMGRILLQTRFELPVLLDILNTLAIEKNLKYENKYYKITACYSEDPAKRFIKIYKNTKK; encoded by the coding sequence ATGAACGGGAATTTTTCTAATAAGATAAAAATGTCACTTACTATGAATAAACCACAGAAAAAGCTGTTTAAATATCTCTTTCTTGAAGCAAAAAAAGCATATGAGGAAGATAAAAGCACAATAGAATTTACACTTGAAATAAAGAAAATATTCAGATATTTAAATGTGAGATATAATATTATAGAAATTTTTGAATTTGAAAAAAATCTTGAAAAAATATTGGAAAACAAAATTATTTACACTGTTATTTCTGCGGATAATACTGAAATTATGAGGGGAAGATTTAATCTTCTGTGTTCTTACAGTATACAGCAGGATATACTCAGCTATGTATTTCCGAAAGAAATAATGGAAAGCACAGAACAGAAAAATTATTTTTCTGCCCTTGATTTTTTGGTTTCCATAGAACTGGAGCTGGAGAGAAGTCTGGTATTATATAAAGAACTCGGAAGGAATCTGGATGCGGGAAAAAGAAAAAACAGCGTGGAAATAGAACTGGAGAAGTACAAAGAGTTAATGGAAGCTGCTGATATATATAAAAGAATGTATGATCTTGAGAAAAAAATCATAGAACCCACACTAAAAGATATAAATAATTACTCACAATACTTCATAAGCATGGATAAAATAAAAGAAAACGACAACCCGAAAAGTAAAGTGAAATCTCTTGTTTTTCACATATATTCAAAAGAGGATAACGAAAAGATACAGCATCTTCTTAATATGTTTCCTGCTGATCTCAGGCAGAAAAATAATATAAGGGAAAAAACAGAAGATTTTTATTTTAGGGAAGGATATGACTTTGTATATAAAGTCATAAAATATTCTAGGGAAAAGCACGGAAATCTCTCGCTGGAAGATATGTTTTTCAAGACACTGGATGAGATATATGTGGAAAATAAAGAAGAAACAGAAGGATTTATGCTTTATGAGGAAATAAAAACCGGACTGGAAAAATTTTCAAAATTTAAAAACAGAATGGGCAGAATCCTGCTTCAGACCAGATTTGAGCTTCCTGTGCTTTTGGATATACTAAATACCCTTGCTATAGAAAAGAATCTGAAATATGAAAATAAATATTATAAAATAACAGCTTGTTATTCAGAAGATCCGGCAAAAAGATTTATAAAAATATACAAAAATACAAAAAAATAA
- a CDS encoding RraA family protein yields MAEWKNDEQLFELIEKELYTAVIGDICDLEGKRKNFLSPDIRPLDGPISQRCMAGRAMTVLEVNTFFDKEDDPQPFGRMLEALDDLKKGEIYICAGAGSFATIGELMCTAMIARGARGAVSDSFIRDRGIKELDFPVFSTGFYGQDQRGRGKVIDFRVDIEINGVKIQDGDLIVGDIDGVMVVPREMEEEIITKALEKARGEKIVQEEIRKGMLATTAFKTYGIM; encoded by the coding sequence ATGGCAGAGTGGAAAAATGATGAGCAACTATTTGAGTTAATTGAGAAGGAATTGTATACGGCTGTTATCGGGGATATATGTGATTTGGAAGGCAAAAGGAAAAATTTTCTAAGTCCTGATATCAGACCGCTTGACGGTCCGATAAGCCAGAGATGCATGGCCGGACGTGCGATGACAGTTTTGGAAGTAAATACTTTTTTTGACAAGGAAGATGATCCCCAGCCTTTCGGGCGTATGCTGGAAGCTTTGGATGATCTGAAAAAAGGAGAGATTTATATCTGTGCAGGAGCAGGAAGCTTTGCCACAATAGGGGAACTTATGTGTACTGCAATGATAGCACGTGGTGCAAGAGGCGCAGTAAGTGACAGTTTTATCAGGGACAGGGGAATAAAGGAACTGGATTTTCCTGTATTTTCCACTGGGTTTTATGGTCAGGATCAGCGCGGACGCGGGAAAGTAATTGATTTCCGTGTAGATATAGAGATTAATGGTGTAAAGATTCAGGACGGAGACCTGATAGTCGGTGATATCGATGGTGTCATGGTAGTACCGCGTGAAATGGAAGAAGAAATCATAACTAAAGCTTTGGAAAAAGCACGCGGAGAAAAAATAGTACAGGAAGAAATACGTAAAGGGATGCTGGCTACCACAGCTTTTAAAACTTACGGAATTATGTGA
- a CDS encoding DKNYY domain-containing protein encodes MKKVLFLFFLVSLMSFSCKMLVNPGKPYEILNNKVYYKGARNVKIELEAADSVTFQTVSYSIESCEYRDYGKDKKNVYFKNVKIEGADPASFVMLEQGYYKDKRYLYFYGKRLKDSDSKKEIKFIKDNKDTDCIPWGDGGCVINNGHKYKDGIKYFKGA; translated from the coding sequence ATGAAAAAGGTATTATTTTTATTTTTTCTGGTTTCATTGATGAGTTTTTCATGTAAAATGCTGGTAAATCCCGGTAAGCCTTATGAAATATTAAATAATAAGGTCTATTACAAAGGAGCGCGAAATGTGAAAATAGAACTTGAAGCTGCGGATTCAGTTACTTTTCAGACAGTTTCATATTCCATAGAGTCATGTGAATACAGAGACTACGGTAAAGATAAGAAAAATGTGTATTTCAAAAATGTGAAGATAGAAGGAGCAGATCCTGCGAGTTTTGTTATGCTGGAACAGGGATATTACAAAGATAAGAGATATCTGTATTTTTACGGGAAGAGGCTGAAAGACAGTGACTCGAAAAAAGAGATAAAGTTTATTAAGGATAACAAAGATACAGACTGTATTCCATGGGGAGACGGAGGCTGTGTAATAAATAACGGACATAAGTATAAAGACGGGATAAAATATTTTAAAGGCGCCTAG
- a CDS encoding phosphomannomutase/phosphoglucomutase, whose amino-acid sequence MEKVLRKLQSGSDIRGIAIQHEDKQVTLNRETVAILAQGYVNYISKKLGKNPEEISVSAGTDPRITGGKLQCAFIEELLDAGMTVYDFGIATTPSMFMSTIFEKYNCDAAVMFTASHLPFYYNGIKFFTKEGGFEKEDIKQVIENSIDILKNSTVKQTKKGKIVKTTIIKDYSKFLVEKIRTEVNSKRNYEKPLDGLHIVVDAGNGSGGFFAEEVLEVLGAKTAGSAFLNPDGLFPNHVPNPEDETAMGFLKRAVLNSKADFGIIFDTDVDRASCVDKTGEEINRNRLIALSSAIVLEQNPGSTIVTDSITSDELNEFITKLGGKHFRYQRGYKNVINKAKELNEKGIECPLAIETSGHAAFKENNFLDDGAYLTAKILITLAKLHEQNKNIEDLLEGYKEPLESKEIRLNVNTQTIKEYADKVISELEDFVKADPEWSQVEENYEGIRVNCKSPEGSGWFLLRSSLHEPIVCINIEAGYAGGVEKIEKKLAGFLKKYTEIDTSAL is encoded by the coding sequence GTGGAGAAAGTTTTAAGGAAATTACAAAGCGGTTCTGATATCAGAGGAATTGCTATTCAGCATGAGGATAAACAGGTGACTCTGAATAGGGAGACTGTGGCAATACTTGCGCAGGGATATGTGAATTATATAAGTAAGAAACTGGGTAAAAATCCTGAAGAGATTTCAGTTTCAGCAGGGACTGATCCGAGAATTACCGGAGGAAAACTACAGTGTGCCTTTATTGAAGAATTACTTGATGCGGGAATGACAGTTTATGATTTTGGTATAGCAACAACACCGTCTATGTTTATGAGTACAATTTTTGAAAAGTATAATTGTGATGCAGCTGTTATGTTTACTGCAAGCCATCTTCCTTTTTACTATAACGGGATAAAGTTTTTTACTAAAGAAGGCGGATTTGAAAAAGAGGACATTAAACAGGTTATAGAGAATTCTATAGACATTTTGAAAAATTCTACGGTTAAACAAACTAAAAAAGGAAAAATAGTGAAAACTACTATTATAAAGGATTATTCTAAGTTTTTAGTAGAAAAAATCAGAACAGAAGTAAACTCAAAAAGAAATTATGAAAAGCCCCTTGATGGTCTGCATATAGTGGTAGATGCAGGAAACGGATCAGGAGGATTTTTTGCAGAGGAGGTTCTTGAAGTTCTCGGAGCTAAAACTGCGGGAAGTGCTTTTTTGAATCCTGACGGACTTTTTCCTAATCATGTGCCTAACCCGGAAGATGAAACAGCAATGGGATTTCTGAAAAGAGCAGTTCTGAACAGTAAAGCAGACTTTGGGATAATATTTGATACAGATGTGGACAGAGCGTCATGTGTAGATAAGACAGGCGAGGAAATAAACAGAAACAGACTGATAGCACTGTCTTCTGCCATAGTTCTTGAACAGAATCCGGGAAGTACAATAGTAACAGATTCTATTACTTCTGATGAATTAAATGAATTTATTACAAAGCTTGGCGGAAAGCATTTCAGATATCAGAGAGGATATAAAAACGTTATTAACAAAGCAAAAGAATTAAACGAAAAAGGAATAGAATGTCCTCTTGCCATAGAAACATCAGGACATGCTGCTTTCAAGGAAAATAACTTTCTTGATGACGGTGCTTACCTTACTGCTAAAATATTAATAACTCTGGCAAAGCTTCATGAACAGAATAAGAATATAGAAGACCTTCTTGAAGGATATAAGGAGCCGCTTGAATCAAAAGAAATACGTCTGAATGTAAATACACAGACAATTAAAGAATATGCGGACAAAGTAATAAGCGAGCTTGAAGATTTCGTAAAAGCAGACCCTGAATGGTCTCAGGTAGAGGAAAATTACGAGGGAATAAGAGTAAACTGTAAAAGCCCGGAAGGAAGCGGATGGTTCTTACTAAGATCATCACTGCATGAGCCGATAGTTTGTATAAATATAGAAGCGGGTTATGCAGGCGGAGTAGAGAAAATAGAGAAAAAACTTGCTGGATTTTTGAAAAAATACACTGAAATAGACACTTCAGCTTTATAA
- a CDS encoding PTS fructose transporter subunit IIB: protein MKKIVAITACPTGIAHTFMAAKALENAGKKLNYDIKVETQGATGIKNKITVQEAADADAVIFAVETKVREEERFKDKIIHKISVKEAIKNAEKAIEDALAL from the coding sequence ATGAAAAAAATAGTTGCTATTACAGCATGTCCCACAGGTATAGCTCATACATTCATGGCGGCAAAGGCTCTTGAAAATGCCGGAAAAAAATTAAATTATGATATAAAGGTGGAAACTCAGGGAGCTACAGGAATAAAAAATAAAATTACCGTACAGGAAGCTGCTGATGCTGATGCTGTTATATTCGCCGTGGAAACTAAAGTAAGAGAAGAAGAAAGATTTAAAGATAAAATCATACACAAAATTTCTGTGAAAGAAGCTATCAAAAATGCTGAAAAAGCTATAGAAGATGCTTTGGCACTATAA
- a CDS encoding glycoside hydrolase family 38 C-terminal domain-containing protein — MKNLHYIPHTHWDREWHKTFEAFRVRLGYSMEILLDTLENDKNFDYFMYDAQTSILEDYLTIYPENREKLKKLISDKRLFVGPWYTQPDFYLISGESLVRNLLIGSNIADDMGHSMETGYIPDSFGQSAQLPQILNGFDLKSVLVWRGIACDDIDDSVFSWQSPDGSEILGIHFPLGYGYNRYLPADKEEAVKKIMETEKKIADRFKDGEIMLMGGGDHTTIQKGLPDIINYANEYFQKNNYDLNIKISNPELLTKDIKNALKKNNRKLQVLHGELRNTKEQRVHYGDSSSRMDIKYLNKTLEHKISSVIEPISAFACLEDGIYSNGLINKSWKYLFENQAHDSICTCCTDESHDDIMNRFKYSGQINRELENMFFRYMERELDLSKIKGRAVLLVNTLPYKREKFIEITVYTKEKEFSVYSSSGEKIPYEIISAVNTDLSETDISLAMDIASENYILDSYSKNTKYVFWKNKIIIPSDFLPAGGYEVIDIRENETADSNENLVFSSENNMENKYLKITIEENGSLNILEKESGKQFSALIYEEKGDDGDEYDYSPPKNDKIFTTENLKAEIKKLYENNFETAFEINHTMMIPKALTPNRTGRTSELTELKIKTVVALKADSKMAAVKTELCNNSHDHIIKVLCSAPVSTDFSYAGDHFSVIKRENHISIPDNWKELNYKSKPLPIYPMQGFADISDGETGIALLSTGLPEYEIYNNNTIALTLLRSVGKMGKSDLEIRPGRVSGIEFNTPDSQMTGKYEFEFAIVPHSGNYSDARIQRLVSLYSAPVAVKQFLEDIKTGSRPLRKEYVELEGDNIEISALKKAERDKSIILRLFNPSQSLSVNNRLKINFPHKSVSITNLKETASLGNLEFSNDCYILPDLKNAEILTLKIII, encoded by the coding sequence ATGAAAAATTTACATTATATCCCCCATACTCACTGGGACAGAGAATGGCATAAGACCTTTGAAGCTTTCAGGGTAAGACTCGGCTACAGCATGGAAATTCTTCTGGATACTCTGGAGAATGATAAAAATTTTGACTATTTTATGTATGATGCCCAGACTTCTATTCTTGAGGATTATCTCACAATCTACCCTGAAAACAGAGAAAAACTAAAAAAACTTATTTCTGATAAAAGATTATTTGTAGGCCCTTGGTATACACAGCCTGACTTTTATCTTATCAGCGGTGAATCTCTTGTGAGAAATCTTTTAATCGGTTCAAATATCGCCGACGACATGGGACATTCTATGGAAACAGGCTATATCCCTGATTCTTTCGGGCAGTCTGCACAGCTTCCCCAGATATTAAACGGTTTTGATTTGAAATCTGTTCTTGTCTGGCGTGGCATTGCCTGTGATGATATTGATGATTCTGTATTTTCATGGCAGTCTCCTGATGGTTCTGAAATACTAGGAATACACTTCCCGTTAGGATACGGGTATAACAGATACCTTCCCGCGGATAAAGAAGAAGCTGTAAAAAAAATTATGGAAACTGAAAAAAAAATAGCCGACAGATTCAAAGACGGCGAAATTATGCTGATGGGCGGCGGCGACCATACTACTATACAAAAAGGCCTTCCTGATATTATTAATTATGCAAATGAATATTTCCAAAAAAATAATTATGATTTAAATATAAAAATATCAAATCCTGAATTGTTGACTAAGGATATAAAAAATGCACTGAAAAAGAACAACAGAAAATTACAGGTTTTACACGGTGAATTAAGAAATACCAAAGAGCAGAGAGTTCATTATGGTGATTCTTCAAGCAGAATGGACATAAAATATCTGAATAAAACCCTTGAACATAAAATATCCTCTGTTATTGAGCCGATTTCTGCATTTGCCTGTCTTGAAGACGGTATCTATTCCAACGGACTTATTAATAAATCATGGAAGTATCTCTTTGAAAATCAGGCTCATGACAGTATATGCACATGCTGTACCGATGAAAGCCATGATGATATAATGAACAGATTTAAATATTCAGGACAGATAAACAGAGAGCTTGAAAATATGTTTTTCAGATATATGGAGAGAGAACTTGATCTTTCCAAGATAAAAGGAAGAGCTGTTCTTCTTGTAAATACCCTGCCTTACAAAAGGGAAAAATTTATTGAGATCACGGTTTATACTAAAGAAAAAGAATTTTCCGTATATTCGTCTTCGGGTGAAAAAATTCCTTATGAAATTATTTCAGCTGTGAATACTGATCTTTCAGAGACCGATATAAGCCTTGCCATGGATATTGCATCAGAAAATTATATTCTGGATTCTTACAGTAAAAATACAAAATATGTATTCTGGAAAAATAAAATTATTATTCCGTCAGATTTTCTTCCTGCGGGAGGATATGAAGTTATTGATATAAGAGAAAATGAAACAGCCGATAGCAATGAAAATCTGGTATTTTCGTCAGAAAATAATATGGAAAACAAATATCTGAAAATAACTATTGAAGAAAACGGTTCACTGAATATTCTTGAGAAAGAAAGCGGAAAACAGTTCTCAGCTTTAATATACGAGGAAAAAGGAGACGACGGCGATGAATACGACTACTCTCCTCCAAAAAACGACAAAATTTTCACCACTGAAAATCTAAAAGCAGAAATCAAAAAGCTTTATGAGAATAATTTTGAAACAGCTTTTGAAATAAACCATACAATGATGATTCCAAAGGCGCTGACTCCTAACAGAACAGGGAGAACCAGTGAGCTTACAGAACTAAAAATCAAAACTGTTGTTGCATTAAAGGCTGATTCCAAAATGGCAGCAGTAAAAACAGAGCTTTGCAATAATTCACATGATCATATTATAAAGGTTTTATGCAGTGCACCTGTTTCTACGGATTTTTCATATGCAGGAGACCACTTTTCAGTTATAAAGAGGGAAAATCATATTTCAATTCCTGATAACTGGAAAGAATTAAATTATAAATCAAAACCGCTGCCAATATATCCAATGCAGGGATTTGCCGATATTTCCGACGGAGAAACAGGAATTGCCCTATTATCCACAGGTCTTCCAGAATATGAAATTTATAATAACAATACTATTGCCCTTACTCTTTTGAGAAGTGTAGGAAAAATGGGAAAATCAGACCTTGAAATACGTCCGGGCAGAGTGAGCGGAATTGAATTTAATACCCCGGATTCACAAATGACGGGAAAATATGAGTTTGAATTTGCAATTGTTCCTCATTCAGGAAATTATTCCGACGCGCGGATTCAGAGATTGGTATCACTTTATTCTGCACCTGTGGCTGTAAAACAGTTTTTAGAGGATATAAAAACCGGAAGCCGTCCTTTACGAAAAGAGTATGTTGAATTAGAAGGTGACAACATTGAAATATCAGCACTGAAAAAAGCAGAAAGAGATAAAAGTATCATTTTGAGATTATTTAATCCTTCTCAGAGCCTTTCTGTAAATAACAGACTGAAAATAAATTTTCCTCATAAATCCGTTTCTATTACGAATCTGAAAGAAACAGCTTCTTTAGGAAATCTCGAATTTTCAAATGACTGTTACATATTGCCGGATTTAAAAAATGCAGAAATCCTTACTTTAAAAATTATCATATAA
- a CDS encoding 1-phosphofructokinase family hexose kinase gives MLYTVTLNPAVDKVIEIAGILEREQNNKIKKVLYDIGGKGCHVSTVFSALGLPNIATGFIGGVNGIKLVELMEEKNIKCEFINVENTNTRECTILVDESNLGSYMVTEAGELPDNRSYNKLLEKIQRDIKKEDIVAFSGSPAAGFSAEKYCEILKTLKNTGAKIFLDARDEYLKEAINLEPFFIKPNKHEFQELIGKKLERTEDFIEEIRKLNEKIEIVAVSLGDGGSIAGIKGKGVYGFIPPKVEVLSETGCGDIFVGGVISQYYLKKDIEEIFRFATAISASKATHFLSSDFSLEQTSKYLPYVEIIKYK, from the coding sequence ATGCTGTACACGGTTACATTGAATCCCGCAGTGGATAAAGTAATAGAAATTGCAGGAATTCTTGAAAGAGAGCAAAATAATAAAATAAAAAAAGTCCTTTATGATATCGGCGGGAAAGGATGTCATGTATCCACGGTATTTTCCGCTCTGGGACTGCCTAATATTGCTACAGGGTTTATCGGCGGGGTTAACGGAATAAAGCTTGTGGAATTAATGGAAGAAAAAAATATAAAGTGTGAATTCATAAATGTGGAAAATACAAATACAAGAGAATGCACAATTCTTGTAGATGAGTCAAATCTCGGAAGCTATATGGTAACAGAAGCGGGAGAGCTTCCTGATAACAGGTCATATAATAAACTGCTTGAGAAAATACAGCGGGACATAAAGAAAGAGGATATAGTGGCATTTTCAGGGTCACCGGCTGCGGGATTTTCCGCTGAAAAGTATTGTGAGATATTAAAAACGCTGAAAAATACCGGAGCTAAGATATTTCTGGATGCCAGAGATGAATATTTGAAAGAAGCGATAAATTTGGAGCCTTTCTTTATAAAGCCCAATAAACATGAATTTCAGGAATTGATAGGAAAAAAACTTGAAAGAACAGAAGATTTTATAGAGGAAATAAGAAAACTTAATGAAAAAATCGAGATAGTGGCAGTGTCGCTCGGAGACGGAGGGAGTATAGCGGGAATAAAAGGAAAGGGAGTATACGGTTTTATTCCTCCCAAAGTAGAAGTATTAAGCGAAACAGGCTGCGGAGATATATTCGTAGGCGGTGTAATTTCACAATATTATCTGAAAAAAGACATAGAGGAAATTTTTAGATTTGCCACAGCAATTAGTGCATCAAAAGCAACACATTTTCTGAGTTCGGACTTTTCACTGGAACAGACCAGTAAATACCTGCCTTATGTAGAGATAATAAAATATAAATAG